The Petrocella atlantisensis genome has a window encoding:
- a CDS encoding IS110 family RNA-guided transposase — translation MIFVGIDVAKDKHDCFITNSDGEILFDAFTISNTLVGFESLIQKIQSTTEDLSKVKVGLEATGHYSYNLLGYLLDKGLPTYIINPLHSNLYRKSLSLRQTKTDKVDARVIASMMMSDVNLKSYSDTSYHNEELKSLTRYRFKTVADRSKLKVSIKRLVTILFPELEHLVPTLHLASVYALLSEFPSASAIASSHLTHLIHLLEISSRGHYSRDTAILIRDAARSSIGSNMPAKSLELKHTIRHIQELSSEISEIEGIIEAMMDEINSPILSIPGISYRMGAMIIAEIGDFSCFSSPDKILAYAGLSPSTYQSGKFESSYSHLEKRGSRYLRYALFNATKYVCIWDPTFSAYFAKKRAEGKHYNVAISHAAKKLVRIIYHLEKTGQLYIKTA, via the coding sequence ATGATTTTTGTTGGTATTGATGTTGCAAAAGATAAACATGATTGCTTTATCACAAACTCAGATGGTGAAATCCTGTTTGATGCCTTCACCATCTCAAACACCCTTGTCGGTTTTGAATCTCTTATCCAGAAGATCCAATCCACTACTGAAGATTTATCTAAAGTAAAAGTAGGACTAGAAGCCACTGGACACTATAGTTACAATCTTCTTGGATATCTTCTTGATAAAGGTTTGCCGACCTATATTATCAATCCCTTACATTCTAATCTGTACAGAAAAAGTCTAAGCCTTAGACAGACCAAAACAGATAAGGTTGATGCAAGAGTGATTGCTTCTATGATGATGTCTGATGTGAACTTAAAGTCCTACTCAGATACATCTTATCACAATGAAGAATTGAAGTCATTAACACGCTATCGCTTCAAAACTGTCGCTGATCGTTCAAAACTGAAAGTCTCTATAAAGCGACTTGTAACCATCCTTTTCCCCGAACTGGAACACTTGGTTCCTACACTTCATCTTGCTTCGGTTTATGCATTACTCTCTGAATTTCCGAGTGCATCAGCTATCGCCTCATCGCACCTTACTCACTTAATACATCTTCTGGAAATCTCCTCCAGAGGGCATTATTCAAGGGATACAGCCATTCTAATCCGCGATGCAGCCAGAAGTTCTATCGGCTCTAATATGCCAGCTAAATCTCTTGAACTGAAACATACAATCCGGCATATTCAAGAATTAAGTTCTGAAATCAGCGAAATTGAAGGTATTATTGAAGCAATGATGGATGAGATCAATTCACCAATCCTCAGTATCCCTGGCATAAGTTATCGTATGGGCGCAATGATTATTGCTGAAATTGGTGATTTCTCTTGCTTTTCTTCTCCTGACAAAATCCTTGCATATGCAGGGTTATCACCATCTACTTATCAATCCGGAAAGTTTGAATCAAGCTATTCCCACTTGGAAAAGCGCGGTTCACGATATCTCCGCTACGCATTATTCAATGCAACGAAGTATGTTTGTATATGGGATCCAACGTTTTCAGCATACTTCGCCAAGAAAAGAGCAGAAGGTAAACACTATAATGTTGCCATCTCTCACGCTGCAAAGAAGTTGGTTAGAATAATCTACCACCTCGAAAAAACTGGTCAGCTCTATATTAAAACTGCTTAG
- a CDS encoding BtpA/SgcQ family protein — translation MKQIGILPEKKNAIESIFNKKKAVIGMIHTKALPGAPRYNGETMEEIIEFSIRDALALKEGGVDGLMFENAWDIPFSKPEDIGFETVSALAVLAKEVTRQVNLPFGFNFLANGVLAALAAAKVTEAQWVRSNQWVNAYVANEGIIEGASAKAMRYKSMLRDKDIKIFADVHVKHGSHAIVADRSLGEQTRDNIFFDADVLIATGSRTGDATHIDELRGIFENTNLPVIVGSGITPENADEILKYASGVIVGSNLKEDGVWWNPVSLERTKRLMDVVNKHR, via the coding sequence ATGAAACAAATAGGAATTCTTCCGGAGAAAAAAAACGCTATTGAAAGTATTTTCAATAAAAAGAAAGCTGTAATTGGCATGATTCATACTAAAGCATTGCCAGGAGCACCACGCTATAATGGTGAAACTATGGAAGAAATTATTGAATTTTCCATTAGGGATGCTTTAGCACTTAAAGAAGGAGGAGTGGATGGTCTGATGTTTGAAAATGCTTGGGATATTCCATTTTCTAAACCTGAAGATATTGGTTTTGAAACAGTATCTGCTCTTGCTGTACTGGCAAAGGAAGTCACACGACAGGTTAATCTTCCATTTGGTTTCAATTTTTTAGCTAACGGTGTTTTGGCTGCTTTAGCGGCAGCTAAAGTTACAGAAGCCCAGTGGGTTAGATCGAATCAATGGGTGAACGCTTATGTTGCAAACGAAGGAATTATTGAAGGGGCATCAGCAAAGGCTATGCGTTATAAGAGTATGCTTCGTGACAAGGACATTAAAATCTTTGCAGATGTGCATGTTAAGCATGGAAGTCATGCGATTGTGGCAGACCGTTCGTTGGGCGAGCAAACGCGCGACAATATATTCTTTGATGCAGATGTATTGATTGCCACAGGTAGCCGAACAGGCGATGCCACACACATCGATGAACTTAGAGGTATTTTTGAAAATACAAATTTACCAGTTATTGTTGGAAGTGGTATTACACCTGAAAATGCAGACGAAATATTAAAATATGCAAGTGGAGTTATTGTTGGTTCTAATTTAAAAGAGGATGGTGTATGGTGGAATCCGGTAAGCTTAGAACGTACAAAGCGGTTAATGGATGTTGTTAATAAGCATCGATAG
- a CDS encoding carbohydrate kinase family protein, producing MSKVEVICYGDINVDYVGNMNRLPEVDEELPIENLTIHCGGAATNVAVGLARLGHSVSFLGCTGDDEIGKRLLSELAEDGVIISNVIVKEDMNTGMAIAILDNEGERRLMTYSGANNKMEVRDISENIFEDARIFHLSSPQLHMVEPLLKYAKEKGLITSFDPGSIICRLGISVIEPLLHLVDVLFLNQVEYQQLMGSKIPSNLRYFCDLGCKMVIYKKGREGSILLTKEGLSTELPGFDVVSVDSTGAGDAFAAGFLSAMLRNEEMDMIILSANAMGAIAVTARGAKVALPDRNKLEKFIYNHK from the coding sequence ATGTCAAAAGTTGAGGTAATTTGCTATGGAGATATTAATGTAGATTATGTTGGGAATATGAACCGCTTACCCGAGGTAGATGAAGAACTTCCAATAGAAAACCTTACTATTCACTGCGGTGGAGCGGCAACCAATGTAGCTGTTGGATTGGCTCGGCTTGGCCATAGCGTATCTTTTTTGGGATGTACAGGTGATGATGAAATTGGTAAACGTTTACTTTCTGAGCTAGCTGAAGACGGCGTAATTATTTCTAATGTTATTGTCAAAGAAGATATGAATACAGGCATGGCGATTGCAATTCTTGATAATGAAGGAGAACGACGTCTAATGACCTACTCTGGTGCCAATAATAAGATGGAAGTAAGAGATATCAGTGAGAATATATTTGAAGATGCTCGCATTTTTCATTTGAGTAGCCCACAACTACATATGGTAGAGCCATTATTAAAATATGCAAAAGAAAAGGGTCTCATAACTTCTTTTGATCCTGGTAGTATTATTTGCAGGTTAGGCATCTCGGTGATTGAACCTTTATTACATTTAGTTGATGTATTATTTTTAAATCAAGTTGAATACCAACAGCTCATGGGTAGTAAAATCCCATCAAATCTTAGATATTTTTGTGACTTAGGTTGCAAAATGGTTATCTATAAAAAAGGACGAGAGGGAAGCATCTTATTGACAAAGGAAGGTCTTAGTACAGAGTTGCCAGGGTTTGATGTCGTATCTGTGGATTCGACAGGTGCTGGAGATGCATTTGCGGCGGGTTTCCTTAGCGCGATGCTTCGCAATGAAGAAATGGATATGATTATTCTTTCTGCTAATGCAATGGGAGCGATTGCTGTAACTGCACGTGGTGCAAAAGTGGCACTTCCTGATAGAAATAAACTTGAAAAATTTATATATAATCATAAATGA
- a CDS encoding TVP38/TMEM64 family protein, translated as MIKYMKNHKKIIISLGIATVIATLAYGYRNDLQNIFEILSGGTVDDLVTLIQSWGIGAPIVSILLMVLQAFIAPIPSFLIAGANGLVFGTIGGMIISWIGGMLGAMGTFYLARLLGEKFVKKYVQSNSLMEKVDEISQKHGTKVVLIGRLLPFISFDFLSYAAGLSTMKPWRFFLATALGMIPGTTAYVLLGNQILKYSRYTNQMFWIIIVMVLVFIVYSKIKKCVSQVS; from the coding sequence ATGATTAAATATATGAAAAACCATAAGAAAATCATTATATCTCTAGGAATTGCTACCGTCATAGCAACTTTAGCATATGGCTATAGAAATGATCTTCAAAATATCTTTGAAATTCTATCGGGTGGTACAGTTGACGATCTAGTAACATTGATTCAAAGCTGGGGTATTGGAGCACCCATTGTAAGCATTTTACTGATGGTTTTGCAGGCCTTTATAGCGCCAATTCCTTCTTTTTTAATTGCTGGAGCCAATGGATTGGTCTTTGGCACTATTGGCGGTATGATCATATCTTGGATCGGAGGCATGCTGGGTGCCATGGGTACGTTTTATCTGGCGAGACTACTGGGTGAAAAATTTGTAAAGAAATACGTTCAAAGCAATAGCCTCATGGAAAAGGTAGATGAAATCAGTCAAAAGCACGGTACGAAGGTCGTTTTAATCGGTAGGTTATTACCCTTTATATCCTTTGACTTTTTAAGTTATGCGGCAGGGCTTAGCACCATGAAACCATGGCGATTTTTTCTCGCCACAGCTTTAGGCATGATACCGGGTACTACAGCCTATGTATTACTTGGTAATCAAATATTAAAATACAGCCGTTATACCAATCAAATGTTTTGGATTATAATTGTAATGGTACTTGTCTTTATTGTATATTCCAAGATAAAAAAATGCGTCAGTCAAGTATCTTGA
- a CDS encoding diguanylate cyclase domain-containing protein has translation MDNIREKILETLNQHNSLNLEDKTYEDIVENLLQYHEELTFQNEELRASYRALEIIQRKYEVLFDKAPMMYVYLDDQFVILEYNQLCEKYMHTIKKGKKLQDMIHPESQDTLYFHMRKLEKTDVGLVDQVMLPVGGHKRYYKLISHPLVLDGKRYYQCAFADITDEIIQKKRIEYMSFHDTLTGLYNRRFFNDELDRLDQRRHLPLAIIMADVNGLKLMNDTFGHALGDQLLRAAGKFIKEHFREDEVVARYGGDEFAVILNKVDKSTVEKILNRLQSQESTLKVNGIHMSIAFGAAVKEREDEPILDILKLSEDRMYQKKLLMNENYHQNVIKGILSTLHEKHPREEQHVKRVREHIIGFTSFLDYDHSQRIAYETAGLVHDIGKIAIDYAVLELPRRLTAFEYDIIKKHVDVGYRVLKSCGTFSEVQDIVLSHHERYDGLGYPRGIAGDDIPLGARILNLCDSYDAMISERPYKKAMPPDEAIAEIRRCTYTQFDPKLAEQFIRYIKSTY, from the coding sequence ATGGACAATATAAGAGAAAAAATTCTTGAAACCTTAAATCAACACAATAGCCTGAATTTGGAAGATAAGACCTATGAAGACATTGTAGAAAATTTGCTTCAATATCATGAAGAACTCACTTTCCAGAATGAAGAACTACGGGCAAGCTATCGTGCACTTGAGATTATACAAAGGAAATATGAAGTCCTTTTTGACAAAGCGCCTATGATGTATGTGTATTTGGATGATCAGTTTGTGATTCTTGAGTATAATCAACTTTGTGAGAAATATATGCATACTATTAAAAAAGGTAAGAAGCTTCAGGATATGATTCACCCGGAAAGTCAAGATACCTTGTATTTCCATATGCGCAAGTTAGAAAAGACAGATGTTGGATTGGTGGATCAAGTGATGCTACCGGTTGGTGGACACAAGCGCTATTATAAATTAATCAGCCATCCTCTTGTCTTAGATGGTAAGCGCTATTATCAGTGCGCCTTTGCAGATATTACCGACGAGATTATTCAGAAAAAACGTATTGAGTATATGAGCTTCCATGATACTTTGACAGGACTCTATAACCGTCGTTTTTTCAATGATGAACTGGATCGGTTGGATCAACGAAGACATCTACCTTTAGCTATCATCATGGCGGATGTGAATGGCTTGAAATTAATGAACGATACCTTTGGCCATGCTCTGGGCGATCAACTTCTTAGGGCTGCAGGAAAGTTTATTAAGGAACATTTTCGTGAAGATGAAGTTGTGGCCAGATATGGCGGTGATGAGTTCGCAGTGATCTTGAACAAAGTTGATAAGTCTACGGTAGAAAAGATTCTTAACCGTCTTCAATCTCAGGAAAGCACTTTAAAAGTCAATGGTATTCATATGTCGATTGCTTTTGGTGCTGCAGTAAAAGAACGTGAGGATGAACCGATTCTTGACATCTTAAAGTTGTCAGAAGACCGAATGTATCAGAAAAAATTACTGATGAATGAGAACTATCATCAGAATGTAATTAAAGGCATATTGTCAACTTTACATGAAAAACATCCAAGAGAAGAACAACATGTAAAACGGGTTCGAGAGCATATTATTGGGTTTACTTCTTTTTTGGATTATGACCACAGCCAGCGCATTGCATACGAAACAGCCGGTCTTGTCCATGATATCGGGAAAATAGCCATTGATTATGCCGTATTAGAGTTGCCGCGCCGTTTAACAGCTTTTGAATATGATATTATTAAAAAACATGTGGATGTGGGATACAGGGTATTAAAGAGTTGCGGTACTTTTTCTGAGGTACAAGATATCGTATTATCTCACCATGAACGGTATGATGGGTTGGGCTATCCTCGTGGTATCGCCGGCGATGATATTCCTCTAGGTGCACGTATCTTGAACTTATGCGACAGCTATGATGCCATGATTAGCGAGCGACCCTACAAAAAAGCAATGCCTCCGGATGAAGCCATTGCTGAAATAAGACGCTGTACCTATACCCAGTTTGATCCCAAACTGGCCGAACAATTTATCCGATATATAAAATCTACTTATTAG